From the genome of Apis cerana isolate GH-2021 linkage group LG15, AcerK_1.0, whole genome shotgun sequence:
TAAgatgctaaaaaaaaatgtatatctattatctttttatttttgtcaaatatcGAATGAGTTAATATCCAACGATATTGAAATTCCTATTTTGCCTAATTATGAATCGTGTAATTTATTACGTTTCAGGaaacgtaataattaaatatatattttagagaaaCGATGAGAAATTGGGATCTTGAAGAGAAGGCGAAGATGTCAGAGGCATCGCAAACAGCAGAAGCGAAATCGGCGGTGGTGATGGAATATTCAACCGTGCAAAAAATTGTCCAAATTTTGGACAACGAGGAAGACATTTTGGCCACAAAGATGGCCATGAAAGAACTCAATTCTAAACCGattatcgaagaaaagaaaccgaCAGTAGAGATATTAAATGAACCACAGTTTGAATTAGTTCAAGCTTTACCCGAGTTCGAGTCAATGCCTGAAGAACatacatatatcaattaaattttgagaaataaatttaatatatttttaatttgttctcgtttctt
Proteins encoded in this window:
- the LOC107998047 gene encoding uncharacterized protein LOC107998047, producing MQQSMKYNLSKSRNSSKKPVENRNKQDNNPSSSIHRSKSNVTMNRDKNRRTSKNKARLSAKLQSDSKIHSDERLSIETMRNWDLEEKAKMSEASQTAEAKSAVVMEYSTVQKIVQILDNEEDILATKMAMKELNSKPIIEEKKPTVEILNEPQFELVQALPEFESMPEEHTYIN